A window of Methanocaldococcus vulcanius M7 genomic DNA:
TAATGCAAAAAATGTTTTTACAATTGCGGGGAACTTTTATACTGATGATATTGGAAATGGCTATGATATAATATTCTGTTCATACAATCCCGGAGGAAAAAATCCAAAAATTGCTCAAAAAGTTTATAATGCTTTAAATAAAGGAGGATTGTTTATAAATAAGCAGTTTTTTCCAGAGAAAGAAAGTATAGAAGATTTTTTGGATAATATTGAATGGAATATGTTTGATGCAGAAGGTTTGAAGAAGGATAAAAGGAAATACACTTTTAAAGGAGATCTAAATTTAGAAAAGTATTTGGACTATTTAAAAAAATTAGGGTTTAAAATTATAGAAGTTAAGGATATTAATCAGATTTTGGGAATAAAATATGGAAAAGCAAAAATAATCATTGCTAAAAAGATTTGAAATGTGATAAAATGGACATTCGACATATGTATAAACAACATATTAAAAAAAGAATTATATTTGGACTATTTTTGTTTTTAATTTTAATCGTAAGTGCGATCTACTCCCTATGTGTTGGTGACTATCAACTAACCATTAGTCAGGTTTTAAGTGCAATCTTTGGACATGAAGCAGGAACTGTAAATTTGATAATATGGAATATTCGCCTTCCAAGGATTATAACTGCCATTATAGCGGGTAGCTCACTGGCTGTTGCGGGAGCGGTTATGCAATGTATTTTAAGAAATCCATTAGCAAGTCCTTTCACTATTGGTATTTCGCACGGAGCGATGTTTGGGGCATCTCTTGCAATAATACTCTTCGGATTTGGAGAAATGAAGAGCGGAACGGTGTTTTTTAACAATCCATATATGATAACGATGTTCGCATTCTTTGGGGCATTAATAGGTGTTGTTGTTATATTGTCTCTTGCCAAGTTGAGAGGGTTAACTCCTGAGGCGATGATTTTAGCAGGAGTGGCTATGAGTTCATTATTTACCGCAGGAACTATGTTGATCCAGTATTTTGCTAACGATTTACAACTGGCTTCTATGGTGTATTGGACTTTTGGGGATTTGGGTAGGGCTGGATGGGAGGAGATTTGGATCTTATTGGTTGTGGCATTATCTTCAATTGTATATTTTATTTACAAGAGATGGGACTACAATGCATTAGAAGCAGGAGAAGAGACAGCCAAATCTTTGGGAGTTAATACGGAGAGGGTAAGGTTGATTGGTATGCTTATAGCTTCACTATTAACAGCCGTGAATGTTGCTTTTTTAGGAATAATTGGGTTTGTTGGTTTAATTTGTCCACATATCGTTAGAATATTTATTGGAGGAGATTATAGGTTTTTAATTCCAATATCTGCATTATTCGGGGCAGTTTTGCTGTTGATAGCTGATACATTTGCGAGAACTATAATTTCTCCACTTATATTGCCAGTTGGGATTTTAACATCCTTTTTAGGAGCTCCGATGTTTTTATATCTGCTAATTAGAATGTATAGGTAGGAATGCATAAGTAATAAAACTATAACAACGCTAAACAATTGCAAATATTTTATTGATCTGATTTGTTTTGCACTTCTTTATTTCTCATACTTTTGATCTTTTTGATCAACAGTTCTCCATCTGATTCTTTTTTTCTTTCTCTTTTTATATTATCTTTCTCCTCCCATTTTTTTCCAGTGTATCTTTTTGCTATAACATAAACCTCTGCACTTTCCTTCCTTGATGCTTGTGGTTTTGTGATATAAACTTTTTCAAAATATTTTTTAACTAACTTAACATAGTCGTCAATCATATCTCCATAAAATACTTTTGCAACAAAATTTCCTCTCTCTTTTAACATTTCGGTGGCTATTTGTAAAGCAGTAGTTACTAAATCAATAGATCGAGCATGATCTACATCCCAGTATCCGCTTATATTAGGAGAGGCATCGCTTATAACCACATCTACCTTTTTTTCTTCATTTGGAATTAGTTCTCTAATTTTGTTTAATGTCTCTTCAGAGGTAAAGTCCCCTTTAATAGCTACTACGTTATCATATCCAAAAGGTTTAACAGGTTGTAAATCAACTCCAATAACAAATCCGTCATCCCCCACGATCTCTCTTGCAACTTGCATCCAACCGCCCGGAGCACAACCTAAATCTAAAATAATCTTTCTTGGTTTTATTACGTTGAATTTTTCGTTTAATTGCATTAATTTAAATGATGCTCTCGATCTATATTGTAGTTTTTTAGCTAATTTATAATAAAAATCTCTCTTTCTCTGTAAATACCATCTTTTACTTTTTCTTCCCATTCTTTCACCAGTTTTAAATGTGCAGTTATTTTTAATCTTTGCTTTATTTGTTAATTTTTAGGTCTTATGTTTATATGTTTTTGTTCGTTGAGGGATGTGGTCGAAATATCTATAATATTTAATAACATTTATGTATTTATAAATATATCTGCAAATATGTAATTGAATTAATTAAATTAATGAATGAGATGTAAATAATAAAACATAACAACACATATGAAAGCATAAAAATTAAATCTCCAAAAATCAGGACTGTCAAAAAATAAAAATAAAGAAAATAAATCATAATATAAATAAACTAAAAACAAAAATTTACTGCTTTAAATGCACATCCAGCTGTGGGAATGGTATTTCAATGCCTTTCTCAGTATATACTTCATATATTCCTTTTAATAAATCGTTCATTACAGTCCAATAGTCCTCTGTCTTAACCCATGCTCTCAGTTGAAGATTTATGGATGAATCTGCCAATTCAGTGATAACAACAGCAGGACTTGGATCGTTCAATACAAGAGGATGATTCTTCATGAAATCAATCGCTATTTGTATCGCTTCATCCAATTTTGTCCCATAGGCAACACCAACGTTTACATCAACCCTTCTAATTGGTTGTCTTGTGTAGTTTATTATTGGACTACCCCAGATGTCTTTATTTGAGATGAATATCACTTTATTATCAGGTGTTGTGAGCTCAGTTGACATAACTCCTATATTGCTAACTTTTCCAGTGAGTCCGTTTGTCGTTATAACATCTTCTTTATCAAAAGGTCTCATCAAAGCGATCCAAAATCCAGCAGCTAAATTTGTCATTGTATCTTGTAGTCCAAAACCTAAAACAAGACCAATAACAGCAGATAACCCTATAACAACAGATCCAACATTAACTCCTAACAAACTAACGGCAATTAAAAGAACAGCTACTAACAAGAGGGCATAAATTGCATTTGATAGAAAATCTTTTAAAATCTCTGGGAGTGTTGTCTTGTCAAGGCCTTTTCTAAATACTGAAACAATTATTTTTGCAACTATCCATCCAACAATAAATGCAACAACGCTCCAAATTATCTTTATTAAGCTTATTCCGATATATGGCAAAGGTTGTGTCAAATCCATATCTTTCACCATAATAACATTTTTTTATTTGAACTGTTGCATATTCTACTTTATACTTTCAGAATTTTATATTTTACGATATATTTCACTTCATATATGTTTACATTTGCATAAATCAGTTTTCAAAAGCCATAAATAAAAATAAGTAATATAAAAAAAGTAGGGGGGAGGGGTAGGAAGCATGTGCGTCTGCTAAAAACCCCAAGAGTGTTTATCTTCGTTATTCTTTAAATCCCTTCGGGGGGGGCGACAACTCCCCAGTTATTATTTATTAACGCTTCCCCTATATATTAGTTATCTGACAATCATTAGACATTTCTATTGTTTTATATATTTAAATGTATGGGCTATAATCTTAAAAATAAAAACAAAAATCCCTTAAACTTTTTAAAGTTTTAGTTTTAAAACTTTTTTGGAGGTATAATGCCGTTTAAAACTGTTTAATTTTTTTATGGACAAATATGAGCTTATATAAGTTTTCAATACCAAAATTTTTATAAAATTTTTATAATAAGTTTATATATAATAAACAAGTATTTAGATGCCTCTGATGAAGGTGAGACAGAAGACCTAAGGAGGCATCGATATTGTGTGATATTTAAACTAATAGGAAGAGCTGGGGTTCTCTTGGAGCGAAGCGACGAGAACTTAAAAACCGTAAGGTTTTTAAGTCCGTGACTGAGGAGGAGACCAATGACTTGCTCCCAATGAACCCAGAGGGAGATGAGGTCGATGATCCCCAAGTTCAACATGGACTTATGCCTATAAATATCCTTTTTTCATATCTACGGACGTTTTAAAAACTCTCAGTTCAACATGGACTTATGCCTATAAATATCCATGTTGGACAGACCCCTACGTCTCATAAAATCAAGGATGATATGTATTAACCTAAAAAGTAAATTTGGAATAATATTTAAAAGATAATATTTAAATCAACTATTAATTTATTAAAAATATAAAATCAAATCTTTACTAAAAATTAAAAGTTTATTAAAATTCTAAGTCCATTCCTTCCAATCTCTTCCTAAACTCCTCTAATAACAAATCCTCATACTTCTCCTCTGTTGTTGGGTTTCCATTTTCATCCTTAGCAACAAAACAAGCAGCCAATCTTAAATAATGTCCCGCATCATCCCAAGGAACTGTTGAAATAAGCTTTTCTTTAATCAAATACTGAGAGAAGTCCTCAGCAGTTTTAAATTCAATTCCATTTACTTTTTTTGGAGATTTGACATACAGATAGAATGTTCCTCCCGGCATTTTTGCATTAAATCCTACATCATTTAGTATTTTAACCATTTTCCTTAATCTCCTCTCATACTTTTGCCTAACCCTCTCTGTTATTTCAGGGTGTTGTAAACAGTAAATCCCTGCCTTTTGAATTGGAATAAACTGTCCACTATCAAAATTATCTTTAACTGTTGCGAATGCTTTAATTATAAGCTCGTTTCCTACTAAAAATGCCAATCTCCAACCAGTCATATTAAATGCTTTTGAAAAACTGTGAATTTCAACTCCGACATCTTTTGCGTCTTTAATCGAGAGGAATGATAATGGTTTTCCATCATAAACCAAAGCCCCATAAGCAGCATCTTGAACTACTATAACTTCATTTTCAAATGCAAAATCAACAACCTCTTTATAAAACTTTTTTGTTGCCTGAGCTCCGGTTGGGTTGTTTGGATAATTCAAGTATAATATTTTAGCCCTCTTCTTAATATCCTCAGGAATACTCTCTAAATCAGGTAAGAAGTTATTTTCCTCCAATAGTGGAAGGTTGTAAACATCCCCTCCATACCACTTGCTATGTGTTGCGGTTATAGGATACCCTGGAACTGTCATTAAACACACATCTCCCGGATTAATGAATGCGGATGTGATATATGCAAGGGCAGGTTTGGATCCTATGGAATGAATAACCTCGTTATAGGGATCTATATCCTTAACACCATAAACTCTCTCCATATATGGCGGAACAGCATCTTTTAACTCTTGAATTCCATTGTCCGCATAACCCCTATTTTCCCATTTTTTTGCCTCCTCACATAAAACCCTTACAACTTCTGGATCTGCCATTTCATCCGGCTCTCCTACCCCCATATCGATCAATTCAACATTTGGGTGTTTTTTCATTGCCTCCTGCTTAGCCCTTTTTATCTTTTCAAACTTGTAGATAACATCCTCTTTACCAAATTTTTTTCCACCTATTCTTTCAGCAAATAGGTTTTGAATATAACTTTCCATCCCTCTCACCTAATCAAATCCTTAAATTTCCTCAATTTAATTTAATTTAATTTCTAATTTTAACCTTTATTTAACTGTGGTTTATAGTATATATAGATTATATGTTCTGGAATAACGATTCAACTTTTTTATGGTATGACATGCTTAGATGATCTTTCCAACCAATCCAAAGGTTTTGGCATCAACTATCTTTACTTTTTTGAAATTGCCGATAGATCCTCCTTCAAATTTAACTACCTTGAAATTTTCTGTATATCCTTTCCCTTCCTCTAAAATTAATGTTTTCAATTTTTTTCCAATATATTTTTTATTGTTGATGTAGCTTAACTCTCTTCTTAATTTATCGAGTATTTCACTTCTTTGCTTTCTTATCTTTGTATCAACCTGCTTCATCTTTGCAGCTTCTGTTCCCTTCCTTTGGGAATATTTTGCCCCATGAATATAGTCGGGTTTTAGCTCTTTTAATATATTTAACGTATTTTCAAATTGCTCTTCTGTCTCTCCAGGAAAGCCAACTATAATATCAGTCGTAAAGCATAAATTCTTAACTTTTTTTCTAAATTCGTTTACTATTTCTTTAAATTCATCTACGGTATATCCTCTTCTCATCTTTTTTAATATCTCATCATCCCCACTTTGTAAAGGAAGGTGTAAAAACTTTCCTACTTTGTCAGTTTTGTAAACCTCAATTAACTCATCTATTATCTCTTCCACATTTTTTGCATGCATCATCCCAACTCGCATTATAAAATCTCCTTCTATATTACATAGATCATTTAATAGGTTTGCTAAGTTATCATTTCTATCAAATCCATAACAAGCAGTGTCTTGTGCAGTTATAAATATACATTTTGTTCCTTTTTTTATTAATTCCTCTGCTTTTTTAACTATTTTTTCTCTTGGATAAGATATTAGGTTTCCTCTTGCAATTTTGACAATACAATATGTGCAATGTCCGAGACAACCTTCACAGATGGGTAGAGGAGTTATTAGGGAAGAAGTAATGTAGTCCAATTTTTTATGTAATGATTTATCGTCCTCTAAACCTTCTACTCTTTTTCCACTTTTTATATATATTTTTAATATTTTTCCTGCCTTATGTGCTTCTCTTGGATAAATGTGTAGAAACCCTTTAACCTTCTCTTTTAATGCTTTGGGCAAGCATCCTGCAACTACAACATCCTTTCCAAGATTTTTCAATTCATTAATCCTATAGATCATCCTGTTTTCAGTTTCTAATCTCACTACGCAGGTGTTTATAACAGCAACATCTGCCCTGTCCAATTCATCAACTATCTCAAATCCCTCTTCTCTAAGAGCGTTTTTTATTATTTCGGTATCGGCAGAATTTAAAACACAGCCATAACCTTCCACATAAACTTTTTTCATAGTTTCACCGATAACATTTAAAATTTAATAGAGTTTTATTTATTGTATCGTTAATTTGTTAAGTATTAAAAAAGATTAAGCTTACAGTTTTTAAATTAAAATTAAAAAGATACAAAAGTAATGATTTAAATTACCAAGAATGACTCTCCTTTTAATAATTACTAAAAAAATACGTGAATTATTAAATTAGAATTATTAAAATATAACAGCGAAAATTAGATTACTAATATTAACCTATATAATCCTATCGCTTTTTAAAGAAAAGAGAAGAAAGGTGTTATAGTGGAGTTTATTATAAAAGCCAAAGGGCATAAAAACGTTTCAGCAACCCATAAAACAACCTTAGAAATCACAAAGGAAAATTGTCTAACCCCTACAGGACATTGCATTATAGGAATAAATGCCAATAAATCGATGGATGATTTTAGCGAGGAATTTAAAGAAAAACTCAGAAATGCTAAAAAAATAATTGTAGAAATTGAAGTTGAAGATTTAAAAGAGGTTATAGTTGGAGAAGGGCATAAAGATTTAATCTTAAATCATCCAACGGATATGGTTATTAGAAAGAGCGATTATATCTGTCCAAGAACATTAATGATCAATGCAAATAAATCAGCAAAAGATATTAATAGGGAAATAGTAAAAAAATTAAAAAATGGAGCCAATTTAACTTTTAAAATAATTGTTGAGTGATTACTGGATGATTTATGTAGGATAGAAATATAATAAAAATATAATTGCCATTATCTCATAAAAATTTGCATTTATTGGAATATATTTAAAAAATCCTTACATGTGATGTTATCTACCTAAATTGTTTAAAATATTTTTACAAAAAACCATTTCATTTGCGAAAATCTTAAAAATTATAAAAGTTTACTAATTATAAAAGTAAAAAAATTTAAAACAAAAAAGGTGAAAAGATGAAAATAAAGGTTGGCGTCTTGGGAGCTACTGGAAGTGTTGGACAGAGGTTTGTTCAATTGTTGGCAGAGCATCCAATATTTGAGTTAACTGCTTTATCCGCATCAGAAAGAAGTGCTGGAAAGAAATATAAAGATGCATGCTATTGGTTCCAAGATAGGGATATTCCAGAAAAAATAAAGGATATGGTTGTTATTCCAACAGATCCCAAGCATGAGGGGTTTGAAGATGTCGATATTGTCTTCTCAGCTCTACCTTCAGATTTAGCTAAAAAGTTCGAACCAGAATTTGCCAAAGAAGGGAAATTAGTTTTTTCCAATGCGTCAGCTTATAGGATGGAAGAAGATGTTCCATTGGTAATTCCTGAGGTTAATGCAGATCATTTGGAGTTGATAGAAATTCAGAGAGAGCAGAGGGGCTGGGATGGAGCAATTATAACAAACCCTAACTGTTCGACAATCTGTGCTGTCATAACCTTAAAACCAATAATGGATAAATTTGGCTTAGAATCGGTTATTATAACAACAATGCAGGCAGTTAGTGGAGCTGGCTATAATGGAGTTCCTTCAATGGCAATCTTAGATAATTTAATTCCATTCATTAAAAATGAAGAGGAGAAGATGCAGACAGAGAGTTTAAAGCTCTTGGGAACTTTAAAAGATGACAAAGTTGAGTTTGCGAACTTTAAAATAAGTGCTTCATGCAATAGAGTTGCAGTTATAGATGGGCATACTGAAAGCATATTTGTCAAAACAAAAGAAAGAGCCGAACCAGAAGAGATAAAAGAAGTTATGGACAAATTCGACCCGTTGAAGGATTTAAATCTTCCAACCTATGCTAAACCAATTGTTATTAGGGAGGAGGTTGATAGACCACAGCCAAGATTAGATAGAAATGAAGGAAATGGGATGAGTATTGTTGTTGGTAGAATAAGGAAAGATCCAATATTTGATGTTAAATACTCTGCATTAGAGCATAATACTATAAGAGGAGCTGCCGGGGCAAGTGTCTTAAATGCTGAATACTTTGTTAAAAAATACTGGTAATAAAGAAATAATAAAAAAGTAGTCGTTAGATTAAATAGATTAATTAATAACATTTATTTTTTTTAAGGTTTTTTATTATTATTTTATTAGCTATATATTTCAATTAAATGTTTACTTTATATTTACTTCCAATATTCTAACGCTTTTTTTAACTCGATAACTTCTTCTGCTTTTTCTTCAAGAGGTTTTCCTTCCATAACCGCTTCGATAGCTGCTCTCATGGCCTTAGCTCCTGCTCTCGTTCCATCAGGATGTCCATGAATTCCTCCTCCTGCCTGGATGATCACATCCCTACCGAGAATTTCAACGATCTTAGGAACTAACCTTGGATGAACCCCTCCGGAAGAGACAGGAAACACACTGTTCAAGCCAAACCATTCCTGTTCAAAAAACTTATGTTCATTGTCTGCCTCAACTTTATCATAAACGATCTCATCTCTGATCGCTTTAACTTCTCTCTCCTCTCCCTCCATTTTTCCAACTACTGTTCCAATATGCAACTGATCAACTCCCAAAAGTCGATATATTTTTGCCAGAGTTAACATAGTGATTCCAAAATCCTTGCTCCTTGTCATTGCTGCATGCATTGCCCTATGAGCATGAATTATGAATCCAAAGTTCTCCTCTCTAAATGATTGCACAGCAGAAAATCCAGAAACAACAACATCAATCATTACATACTCACTTTCTGCATCTTCAGCGATCTCTGCTCTTCTTATCATCTCATTATATGGAGCGGTAATGTTAGGCATGTATGCCTTTCTCTCTCCTGTCTCTTCTTCTGCTTTATCTCTCATTTCTAATGTTTTATAAACTCTATCTTCAAATTTATTAAAGTCCTGAGAAGTTAAGTTTTCATCATCTTTAACTAAATCAACTCCTCCAACCCATGCCTCATAAGCAACTTTTGCATGCTCTTCTGTTTTTAATCCAACCTTTGGTTTAACGATGGTTCCCAATAGCGGTCTTTCTTTGATTTTTAAGGTATTTCTTACTCCTTCAATACCATACTCTGGCCCTTCATATTCGTCAATAAACTCTTTCGGAAATCTAAAATCCAATATTCTTAAACCTTTTGCAATCTTCATACCAAAAATATTCCCAGCGATTCCTGCTAAAACACCAGGCATGTTATTTATTTCAAAATCATATAGTGGATAAGCAATTTTAATTAACCCAATCTTGTATTTTCCATCATTCCCAATTTCTTTAATTTCATAAACGTTTGGTTTTAGTTTTTCATAAATATCGCTTTTCATTGTTTGGACTTTTGTCCATGTTCCAATGGAACTCTCTCCAGCGATTTCATTTGCTAATTTTTTTAGGTCATCTCCTTTAATGATCATGCAAGATAGCAGATCACTTTCTTTTGGAGTGTAGTTTAGGTTTATGTAATCCATAATTTCTCCCCACAAGCTTTTACTTGATTTATTGACTAAATCTTAATGGTTATGTCTCTATTTTATGTTTGTTTTTGGATCTATTTATTACTTTCCAATGGCATGATAAACATTAAAATAAAATCATTGTTTAAATTACATTATTGGTTGTTTTTAATTATTTGAATTAATCGAATTTCTAAATTTATGTGAATATATAACTATGAGGATAGAAAAATCTTAGCAAAGTTTATATAGGATCTTTACAGCATTATTATTCATTTAGTTCAAAAAATTTTGAACATATTTAATTTTAATAATTACAATCAAACATATAAAAATTCAAGGATAAAAATAAAAAACGTAGAGATTAAATATTGCAGGTGGGAATATGTAAACCACTTACAATATGAATAAGGGATAGATATGGAAGATGCAAAAAAGTTGATAATTGAGTTGTTCTCAGAATTGGCAAAAATTCACGGATTAAATAAGTCAGTTGGGGCGGTATATGCTATACTCTACCTCTCAGATAAGCCATTGACAATTTCAGATGTTATGGAGGAGTTAAAAATCAGTAAAGGAAATGTGAGTATGTCTTTAAAAAAACTTGAAGATTTAGGATTTGTAAAAAAAGTTTGGATAAAGGGAGAAAGAAAAAACTACTATGAGGCAGTAGATGGGTTTATATCGATGAAAGACATTGCAAGAAAGAAATATTACCTTATAAACAAAACATACGATCAATTAAAAAAATTAGAAAATAACGATGAAAAGATGAAAAAAAATATCGAACAACTGTATAGGATGAAAAAAATCTCAGAGAGGATCTTAGAGTTGTTTGATGAGCTTGAAAGGGATCAGGACATAAAAACGACATAGCAAGGGAATCAAAATTTGAGATAAGGTAGATAGTTATGTTAAAAGAGATACTACAAAAAATTGGAGAATTTTCTGCTAAAAAGCCCCTTATTGTAATATTGATAGTTATTATTATGAGTATATTTGCTGCTTCATTTATTCCCCATATTAAAAAACAGACATCCTACGAAAAAATGCTACCTCAGGATTTAAAAGCAGTAAAAGAGCTCTATGAAGTTAGAGATGAATTTGGAGGAACAGATGTAGTTGAGATAGCAGTAAAGATCGTTCCTTCAGATTGTAGTGACAAGGTCGTAGATATTCGAGATCCCCGAGTGCTAAATGCTGTTAAAATGTTAGAAGAAAATTTAAGGTCGGTTGATGGGATAACGCGGGTTTCTTCTCCTGTCGATGTTTTAATAAAATTAAATGGAGGGACAGTTCCGCAAAGTATTGACACAGTAAAAAAGTTGATGAGAGAACTTCCTCCCTCAGAGAGAGAAAAGATGTTCAACAAGGACTATTCAATGATGGTTATAACCGCATTTACTGATGTCGGAGGGGATGAAAAAAAATGCGATAACCTCTACAAATCAGTAAATGAAAGAATAAAAGAAACACCATGGCCTCCAGGAGTAGAAGCAGTGCAAACAGGTTCTATCGCTTTGAGAGCACTTTTAGGAGATCTAATGAACGAAAGTCAGGAGATCACAACATCTGTCGCTTTCCTGGCAATAATGTTAATCATAATACTCCACTTCAAAAGAATAACATCAGTAGTTATATTAACACCCCTCGTGTTCTCTCTAATCTGGACAGGAGGATTTATGGGTTTAGCAGGAATTCCTCTCGATATGGCAACATCCGCAGTAGGATCCTTAGTTTTGGGGCTTGGAATTGATTATGGAATCTACTTTGGAAGTAGATACAAAGAAGAAAGAGAAAAAGGCAAAGATCCTGAAGATGCAGCAATAATTACAGTAACCTATGCAGGATCTTCCGTTTTAGCGAGTGCAGCGACCACCGCAGCAGGTCTCTTATCTTTAACAATAGCCCCACTTCCAATGATGGCAAATCTTGGAAAAGTGTGTGCTGCTGGGATAATATTCTGTTGTATGTTGACAATATTCTTCCTACCCGCTGTATTGGTTCTTGAAGACAAGTATGTCCTTCCACTAATTGCAAGAATAAAAAGCAAACTACTCTAATCAATTTCAATCAAAAAACAAAATAAAATGAATATGGTGGATCTTATGAAAAAATTAGGAGAAAAAGCATATAATTTAATTGAAAGGGTAGTAAAAAGTAAGGTAAAGTTGTTAATACTTCCAATACTTTTGCTGATAATGACATCAACCTTTGGTTTGCAGGTTGGGGAGGTTG
This region includes:
- a CDS encoding efflux RND transporter permease subunit yields the protein MLKEILQKIGEFSAKKPLIVILIVIIMSIFAASFIPHIKKQTSYEKMLPQDLKAVKELYEVRDEFGGTDVVEIAVKIVPSDCSDKVVDIRDPRVLNAVKMLEENLRSVDGITRVSSPVDVLIKLNGGTVPQSIDTVKKLMRELPPSEREKMFNKDYSMMVITAFTDVGGDEKKCDNLYKSVNERIKETPWPPGVEAVQTGSIALRALLGDLMNESQEITTSVAFLAIMLIIILHFKRITSVVILTPLVFSLIWTGGFMGLAGIPLDMATSAVGSLVLGLGIDYGIYFGSRYKEEREKGKDPEDAAIITVTYAGSSVLASAATTAAGLLSLTIAPLPMMANLGKVCAAGIIFCCMLTIFFLPAVLVLEDKYVLPLIARIKSKLL